In Phoenix dactylifera cultivar Barhee BC4 chromosome 1, palm_55x_up_171113_PBpolish2nd_filt_p, whole genome shotgun sequence, the genomic stretch gtgatcttaaatcacctccactcctcaaatcaTCCCCCAACTTGGTGATGGGATACCCGTCCTTGAAGTCAGGAATCCAAGATCACCCCAAGGCAGTGATCTTGGgttgaaaattaaaaacaaaaatattcttcaagTTAGCAGCAAAATTGATATATCAgtataccatcaatatattatgtcaattttatatatatatataatattatgttgatattatatattatattaatgatataaattatattataatatattactaatcatattattatgctattattattgaagaaaaaattatagtagaaatatattattatattttatatttatataataaaaatatttaatatattactatattactcctatttacctagtttttctaatcaaaataattattagtattaagaaaatctattataagtataaataaaaatattaattctataatgaaaaataacatatttctataagattaataatttataggagtaataagtatatttttatagaatatattaataattaatatattgataaatatattaatattttattataacatattttatatgattaataaatatatgataagagctactaaaagtagaatatatgacaaaattatgaAGCTATTATAGAAATTAGCATATTGCCTTACATTTTtaattcatgagaattaaaaatacataaaaaatccatctaagatatatcagggATATTTGCGGTATTATATTGTCAGTGATTTTGGATCCtcgtaccataccaaacaagttacttaTGGATATCCAGAAATTTTTAATCACCGGACCATGGCCTACCAAACTTATTGATCTTACATTATTAGAGATCAAATCATCCCAGCATTTAGATTACCGGAGATAttagatcaccgtggtgatctcgctggggttaccaaacgccccctaaAGGTTAGATCTATGATTCTTGACCTCAAttgatgtcaaaaaaaaaaaacacttatgCAGACTCTTTaaatatctctctttcttttctttatgtgtatccatttttttgatatttattttctCCCCCCATGTCCctggaaaataattttaaaaaaagataaaaaaataaataagcttTAAAAATATAAGTTTATTAAAGTTCACTCATTGCTCCGAACAATTTTCTTCGGCGGGATCACAACCATCCATCAAACCTACTTTCAACATGACCTCAACTCCCCAGTgctagttattaaattctaaatatttttcattaagAACTTGACTACCTTCTTGCCATCACTAATTCAACAAACTTCttagtttcttctttcttctccgtcCTTCCCCTCTGCTTTATACTCTCTCCTCCATCCTCCCATCCCTCAAGCACGTGGCATCAACCTTCGTGTCTATAGTGCCACATCATCCATCACTGCCCCATcatttattttctaaattttattttttaaaaaaaatacaataaggcttcgtttttcttttttctttttttcttttttttgcttcgAAGGACTTATCATACAATACGTATacaaatacacccaataaaatcagaaggcAAAAGATCATGAAATGCTCAAGGCAACTACCTCTCATTGGCCCACAAGGTGCTCCCAAAATAACTAGCTACATAAGCAGCTACTCAATTCGCAGCACCGTTAGTCTCTCTAAAAATATACTTGGCCTGTAGGACCTCACCATTCCTCGCCATCATCTAAATGTTTGGAAGCAAAGGGTGGTCCAAGCCCACCCCCCTAAGACCCTCTGGATCCAACTGATCACCATGaccgagtcaccctccaggatAACCGAGCTGACTTGTAGTACTCGCCCCGCATGTCAAAGACCCACACAGCCAGTCCTCAACTCTGCTTTAGAAACCGAATTGTCGAATAATTGGCAGCCGCCTACTACCACAACTCTAGAGTTCGGGTCTCGGATGATAAAATTTGCACTTTCCCTTGTGCCTCCgtccaaaattgaccttgagtaAGCTCGAGGGTGGGAAATCCTAGGTGAAGAACACTAAATGAGAGGCTGTTTGAGTAAAGTAGAAACTCCAAATATTTTGAACAGTCAAAAGTCCATAAAAAAAGATAGGATGACTGATTTTATCTGCGCTTGAGCATACTTCGTCACAAATCTCAGTAACATTCTGTACTAATAAAAATACGAGTAATTTTTGCTCGCCAAATGGAGTAAAACTACGCCGTTGAGGTGGTAGCTCAGTGGAACTGGGCCTTACTTCTAACCAAATAGTTCCAAGTTCGAAACGCACGAGCATCGATTAAATTATGGAGACCGGATGCTCTCTGCTTGGACATGGAGTCTGGAAGAGCTTATTGATCCGCTGGTAGCCTCGGTGGTGTACTTACACGGAGGGTTCATGTTGGAACACTTAGGGGTAATCGAGTCGAGCCCACGGATgggaagggtatgagtaaaaccagcCGGGGTGCCCAACATACAGTTATTTCTGCTCGTGAAGGTTGCTACGTGGGAGCGGGCTTATccgttcattttttttttttttttttttttgcttaatcaaaaaaagaaaaagaaaaagaaaaagagaaaaaaagaagaagaatgcagcgtctccaagaagataatatACCGTGCCGTGCGGTGGAGAGGATCACATTTCCACGTAAAACTCCCACCCACCCTTCCCACTCGGACGGGTTGGTATCTCTCGTTCGCATtaatccaccgttggatcaccCCATCAGTCGCTTTGAGAACTGTGCAGGCGAAAATGACGGCATTCTGCGTCCTTTGCGAGCTGTGCGGTGGGCGACGATCCAACGGCGGGATTCGCGCCAGGGAAGTCCCTCCCTCGTCCCTTCCCACAATCCCACTTCCCTCCCTCGTCCCCGCGGCGTCCTCTGCGCTCCGCTCCATTAAATATCAGCCACATCGCCcaccataaaaaaaatatcaacaaAATCTATCTTAAGAGCAcaaactattaaaaaaaaaaaatcgtacaaaACCCTGACCGCCATAaggctctcttcctccctcccgaCGTCCCTTGCTCCGGTAGGAGCCGTACCAAACCCTATCCGAAACCACCAGAGTCTGGAGAAGACGGAGAGAGCGAGAAGAAGACAAGAATAaggcctcttcttcttcttccgttcTTTAAGAAAAGGATGGTCGAATGGCCCAATTCCGGCTACCGGGCGCCGACCGAACCTACCCCGACCcccacggcggcggcggcggcgccgcCGGTCGCTCCCGCCGCATCCGCCGCTCCGGCAAGGCACCCCTTCGCGTAATGGCCGGCGCCATCGCCGTGATCCTCGCCCTTGTCCTCCTCGTCGCCTTctccagccacctcctcctctcaCGCCACGGAGGTCTGCTTCTCCTCTCCCTTATTGAATCCGGTCTCGTTTTCTAGGGTTGGTCTTGGTTTGGATCTGATCTTGTGACAGTTTGGTTACATTGGGCAGAGATTCGAAGCAGATTGCACGATGAGAACGTCGGGAGGAAGCAGGGGTCGAGTGTCGGACTCAAGGGAGCGATTCCTAGGGTTCTGAGATTCGGCAAGGGTTCCGGCAAGGTTGGCTGGGATTCGAGGCAGTGGGACAAGGATGACAGGAGGCGGGACCGCGATTACGCCGAGGAGGACCAGAAGTTtcccggcgatggtggccggaaATCGGAGAATGAGACGGTCGGGAGCCGGCCGAGCCATTCGGCGGATCATGGATTGTACAATGAGGGCGGGCGGGCCGAGCTGGATTCTTACCGGGACGAATATGAGGTCTCTTTGAAGAAAGGAGGGAAACTTTGGGAGGATGATGTAGTTGGGAAGGGTAATGCGCATGATGATTATGGCTATGGCTATGGTTTTGGTGGTGAGGGTAAGAGTGGTGGAGATGCAGTAACTGATGAATTGAAGAAGGATTCTTCTGTGATTTCTGGaaaaggtggtggtggtggtggagataGCAAGACGGAGAAGAAGCTGGCGTCGAGAAGAAAACCAAGGCATCACAAGTTTTCAGGTGAGTTTGCAATCTCTTTATTTGTATTGGGTGTATGATATTCATCATTCTGTAACTTTGATTTATGCCAATTTGATTACACTGTAATCTTATCTATGCGAAAAAGAATTGCAGTCATGATGTTAGCATAATGACCATCAATAATGACGAGGATacatttataaaataatatccAGAATATTTCTTATCAGATAAAATGGAAGTTTCATGATGCGTGTTACATAAACTTAGGGGGACTATATATTTATAGCTTTTGTAAATGCTTCTAATCAGACACCTGAATTACCAACTATAGAGGCCTCTGTAACAAATTGTTGTAGACTTCTCTGGCACTTGCTTGTGCTTATCAGGTGACTGATGCTGGTTATGTTGTTGCCCCTGCACCAGACAACAAATTGAAGTGATACAATCTGGAACAATTACAATTAGAGAGCTCGTAGTCGTTAAATATAACTCCAgtgaaattaaatttaaattctaattgggaAACCATGTTGAATAGACAGTTGGAGGTGCTAGTTCTGCGGATGGCGGATATCTGCCACAGATGAGTGATTGCGACAGTACATAGTAGCTTAGAGAATggtaatatatttaatatgagAGCGTAAGAGTGTGTGCACACGTATGTGTGGGTGGGTGAGAGAGAGGGTGCATGGTAGCTTggaatatatttaattaatatttttaagatTAAGTTTAAGTCCTCTACAAATAGAGTAAAATCTCTTATTATGAAGAAGGATCAGCTAATATACTGatcttttaatctttctttatgTTGCTGAAGAATCCTTTTGGTTATATATTTACCTATTTATGCAATTTTGTCTGTCTATGCCTAGAAAGCCACAACATTATTCATAAACACATTTGCATGGCGGAATTGCTAATCATATTCATGGTTTGCATCATATGGTCATGTATTTTGTGTTCGATATGCTGATGAGACTCCTCCTTTATGTATAATTTGAGAAATATTTTGTTTCACTCTTTTTCTGGTGTTGCTTGCTTCAATTATATTCAAACTTTTGTCAGGTTCATCTTGCAAGATAAAATTCTTCAACTCTACAGCTCAACTTGTAGAACCTTTAGAGAGTAAGAAATTTTCAAGATTTTCCTTGCAGTATAAAGAAGTAGAAGACAGGCCTAATGATTTAGAAAATTGGGAGCCGAGATTTGCGGGGCATCAGAGTCCCCAAGAAAGGGAGGAGTCATATTATGCACGTGACCAAAAAATTAACTGCGGCTTTGTAAGAGGTCCTAAAGGATCACCAAGTACTGGATTTGATATGGCAGAAGATGATGTCAGATACATGAGCAGATGCCACATAGCTGTGTCGTCTTGCATCTTTGGAAAGTCAGATAGTTTGAGAACCCCCTATAACAAAGTGGTAAGAGGCTATTTTCTattgtttttgttttctatgAACTAAAAAGATGTCGATGAATCAGTTGTGAATGATATTTACTGAAGttctctcaatattttgtctatTTGAGGTACTTTCTAATTCTAttgctctttcttttttccctccATGTTTATATCTTCATAGACTTTTCTTGCTGGACAGGGAAGTCCGGGAGACTGTTATGATTTTTTCTGGTTTTGAATGCTCAACTGGGGAGTGCTGTTaacaaatatttaattttgtggTATAATTTAGTATTTGTTTTGCTGTTTTATCAGTTGTGTGAGCACATTACCTTCACATGTTTGACTATTCATACTTCCATTTTACGTATATTCTGACTAGTTCATTAGTTTTTAGAACAATGAcaagataaaacaaaaatatccGGGCATGCATTATGATTTTTTAAGAGACACTTGGGCTTCAATTTGCAATTGAGATAGCAGTGATTGTTTTAACAGTTTTATTTAAACATTCTgaatctcttctttttctctctctttctcccccctccccctctgtTCTTATCACACATGAGCTTGCTCACTATTTTTACTGCTTTCCGTCTGGGGACACACAAACAAGCacacaacacacacacacacacacagcagTTCTTATGCATGAAATGAAATCAACCATGCTGCTTCTGTGACCAGACTATTAGAGTTAAGGCCTCTCAGACCTCGATGCCTTTCAATATGGTGGTATTTCGTTTCCATGAATTGACCCAAATAACTATCTGAATATCAAGTATGTGAATTGTTTTAAGGGGATAACAGTTAAAATAATCAATAACAATGTCTTGACACACTGTCTGAATAGATTTTCAGGCAGGCAAGAATGTTTTGAATATCTTCAGTGCCATATACAGAATGGAAGAAATTGCCTCCTCAAATTTTGGACAAATGTTTGTTCATGGTATTCTTGTATTATGTATGGGAGTACAGCATACAGCTGATGCAGAAACCCTTGTCTATGTTAGCTTGTTGACAAGTTACAAGGCTTAAGGGTTTAAAGAAAGTATTTTCTTACAACAACACTGAGTTTGAAGTACTAGGAACTCATTTTATATAACCAAGCAGTCATTAAAGATCAAGTAATAACCAACAATTTTCTTATGAAATAAATGACATGCAACATGAGAAACAGATCCTTGTCTTTGTTTTGGTGTCATTTTCGATGGATAAGATAATTGACATAAGGGTCATAAGTTTATCGAGCAGGCCTTGAGTAACAGAGATGACAGAGGAACTTGAGAGGAAAGTGAGATATGATTTTTAGCAGTCATGGACTCTTGGTAAGGATGATGGACTTTTCAACCACATTAATTTACCGTGGGAAGTAATGGCAATTGTAAAGGCTGTGGACACCTGGTAGTTGAGTTCACAAGCATAATTGGTGTCCAATTTATTGGTGACTGTGAGGTGCCAATGAAGGAAACAATGCCAAAATTAAGGTGGATGTGAACATGTGGTTGTTGTCAGATGATTTTTCAGAATTCTGGCAACTTTTGGTGGGTGAATTCAATAGCCTTTCTACATCAAGTCCATGGATTTTGGTGGGAGCTTGATGAAATGTAAATTATAATTTCATGAGAAGCAGCAATGTGGACTCAAAAGTGGGCAGTGCCATTGGCAATACCTTGTGTTAGAAAGGCAAAGGTACATTTGGGGTGAGACATTTGGGTGAGACTAACAGTTTCTGTACAATCACAACAGCCTTAACGAGTATGGGAAAATGTAAGGCAAAATGCAAGTACAGTAGAGTTATATGAGAGGCTGAATGTCCTTAACACACACAATTTGAAAAATAACCCATGTTTTTCCTCATCAATTTCTTTCATCtacgatataaatttttgatcctATATTCTGCTACATTCCTTCTTGGAAGTTGTTCTGAAGACAATAGTTATACACACTATGTAAGAAACTTTAAATGTTATTAGATAAGGTGATGATCTATTGTTTCTGTTTCTAATTATAAATACCTGCTATTACTTATTCATGGTTGTTGAAGTAACAATCACTATCTTCTGTTATGGGGCTCCTTATTTCTAGTCTTATGAGCACAAGCATAAATTATGCAGAAATAATTTTTGATAATTAAATGCATGGCTTTTCATCATAGAGGAATATGATTACTCTGTATTATGCAGGTTACACGTTTGTCAAGGAAAAATGTCTGCTTTATTATGTTTATGGATGAAATCACATTGCAGACATTACTGTCAGAAGGTCAAAAAATGGACGGTTCGGGGTTTATTGGCTTATGGAAGATTGTAGTGGTTAAAAATCTACCTTCCACTGACATGCGGAGAGTTGGAAAGATACCTAAGTTTTTGACACATCGACTTTTTCCTTCTGCCAGGTAAGAATCAAGATGTTTAGGTGAGCAGATTAAATTTGGCtgttcaaaattattttcctgGCTTGGGTATCAATTCCGttgctttttcttaaaattacaaGGTCTGAAACCTCTTCATAACGTGATGAGTTGATTTTACTTGATGAATATGAATGGTGCTTTCCCATGTAAAATGTGTCATATTGTTAGCAGTGAGAAAAACAAAGTTGAAACCCATTCCCCTACCTCCCCACCCCCTTCACCCCCTTCTCTCATCGTGCCTCCTTTTCTTCCCGACCCCAGAAGGCAGTTGTACTCAGTTTTATCGTGCATTCTTTGGTCACTTTATTTTGTTGTTAATATTTGCAATATAATATTTAATTGCTGTTCAGGTACTCAATCTGGCTGGATAGTAAGTTGCGACTCCAGAGTGATCCTCTCCTCATTTTAGAATATTTCCTTTGGCGTAAAGGATATGAGTATGCTATTTCTAATCACTATGATCGTCACTGTGTTTGGGAGGAGGTGATGCAAAATAAGAAGCTGAACAAGTTCAACCATACGCTAATCGATCAACAGTTTGAGTTCTACCAGGCTGATGGGTTGAAGAGATTTGATCCCTCGGATCCTAATAAACTACTTCCTAGTTGTATGAAACCTATTAAAATATTGTTTATTTGATATGGCTGTGTGTGGCTTCATTTGATCATCATCTCTGCTGTTATTATGGACAGATGTCCCTGAAGGATCTTTCATTGTGAGAGCGCATACGCCCATGTCAAACCTATTTTCCTGTCTGTGGTTTAACGAGGTCGACCATTTCACTTCTCGAGGCCAGCTGAGCTTTGCATACACCTATTTGAAGCTGAGAAGGATGAATCCTACAAAACCtttttatctcaatatgttcaAGGTGATAGCAAATACCTGCAAACCAGATATACAACTGAAGCTCGCCTCCTTTTGCTTTTCGCTAATCACCATCTTCTTTCTTTGCTTTATAAAACCTGTTTTCAGGACTGTGCAAGGCGgtctgttgtaaaacttttccgGCACAGAGCAGAAGATAAGGGCAATATTCCAAAacaattgatgagatgacatttttGAGCCTGTGGGAAGAAAAGATTGAAGGAGTCGCTTGTATGATAGGCTTAGTCACAGTCATTGATGCTGATCAGGTTCCAAAGTCCGTTCCATGCCTAGGGCTGCAAGTTCGAATGGCACCAACATTTTTTGTGTCTTACATTGtttcaattttaatttttttgttccCACCTCATTACATGTTATTGGAAAGTTACTTTTCATTCTTTTCAGGGTgtcggtctctctctctctctctttttctctggtATTTCTTGGGGCACTTTTGAGCTCCTTACGTTTGCTTTCTAAGGTTGTTTTCGGTATCTTGTAGGTCTAGTAAccctgtaatttttttttcttggttccATTCTTTCATATTGCCTTGTCCTTTCTCTCATCATGTGCAAGGGTGGGGGATGGTGTCAGTATCAAAATGAAAGTGCCTGTTATCGGGCTTAAGTTCCATCATTTGTAGTAATATACTTTTTGGAGCCTCATTCACCCTGTTCGGCTTGGTATAAAGGTCTCTCAGCTACTTTTCTAGAGCTTTACAGAAAGAAGATTCCTAGATGTCCTCAGATAACACCGTCAGAAACTGTAAATTTTCGTCGCAGCAGCTATTGTTAGATGTTATATTAAACAGTAATGAACAGTGATGGTACTTTTTTGCTTAGGATTTTAGTTATTTTGCTGAACTTTTTGATTAAGGAacgtttattttattttagatttttcaattatttttaaataggtccaatccaataggaaaagaaaagagggcaCATGTGATAAAAGCGTAGAAATATAAAGGAACGTATCTAACTTGTTGATCATATTCTTTTCATAAATATTCATGAATCCTCTCGTTACAAAAATTGACAGGCAAATTCTGAAAAGAATTATATCTATCTTTAAATAATAGTAGATTGATTGCCAATTCggatgaaccaacctttggatCCAAACGGGATTTTTTGGGTTGGGCTGGGCCGGGACTGGAATGATATTTCATTTTCAACCCCGGTCCAAAGCAAGCAAGCTCGCTCGcgcgcgctctctctctctctgtctctttctctctctctatatatatatatacatacacacatacatacacatatatatacatatatatatatatatatatatatatacata encodes the following:
- the LOC103722220 gene encoding uncharacterized protein LOC103722220; its protein translation is MAQFRLPGADRTYPDPHGGGGGAAGRSRRIRRSGKAPLRVMAGAIAVILALVLLVAFSSHLLLSRHGEIRSRLHDENVGRKQGSSVGLKGAIPRVLRFGKGSGKVGWDSRQWDKDDRRRDRDYAEEDQKFPGDGGRKSENETVGSRPSHSADHGLYNEGGRAELDSYRDEYEVSLKKGGKLWEDDVVGKGNAHDDYGYGYGFGGEGKSGGDAVTDELKKDSSVISGKGGGGGGDSKTEKKLASRRKPRHHKFSGSSCKIKFFNSTAQLVEPLESKKFSRFSLQYKEVEDRPNDLENWEPRFAGHQSPQEREESYYARDQKINCGFVRGPKGSPSTGFDMAEDDVRYMSRCHIAVSSCIFGKSDSLRTPYNKVVTRLSRKNVCFIMFMDEITLQTLLSEGQKMDGSGFIGLWKIVVVKNLPSTDMRRVGKIPKFLTHRLFPSARYSIWLDSKLRLQSDPLLILEYFLWRKGYEYAISNHYDRHCVWEEVMQNKKLNKFNHTLIDQQFEFYQADGLKRFDPSDPNKLLPSYVPEGSFIVRAHTPMSNLFSCLWFNEVDHFTSRGQLSFAYTYLKLRRMNPTKPFYLNMFKDCARRSVVKLFRHRAEDKGNIPKQLMR